From one Takifugu rubripes chromosome 14, fTakRub1.2, whole genome shotgun sequence genomic stretch:
- the LOC101077118 gene encoding S-phase kinase-associated protein 2 isoform X2: MDEFRGCNLDYFPENILIDVLSYLNVRELIRAGRVCKKWKRLVKDQRLWRNVDLTSWKGIRQDPPVVEGEGGDREERDNEEAIRNNTDDDNKILDMNDPIPSLRRSLAVHLPSCTLIFSNCSVQINAD, translated from the exons ATGGATGAATTTAGAGGCTGTAATCTGGACTACTTTCctgaaaatattttaattgACGTGTTGTCCTATCTGAACGTACGGGAACTTATAAGGGCCGGAAG AGTGTGCAAGAAATGGAAACGCCTTGTGAAAGACCAAAGACTGTGGAGAAATGTCGATTTGACGTCATGGAAAGgg ATTCGACAGGACCCTCCAGTagtggagggggagggtggTGATAGAGAAGAGAGAGACAATGAGGAAGCCATAAGAAATAACACTGATGACGACAACAAGATTCTCGATATGAATGATCCCATTCCAAGTCTTCGTCGCTCACTGGCTGTCCATTTGCCTTCATGTACATTGATATTCTCTAACTGCTCTGTTCAGATTAATGCAGACTAA
- the LOC101077118 gene encoding F-box/LRR-repeat protein 12 isoform X1: MDEFRGCNLDYFPENILIDVLSYLNVRELIRAGRVCKKWKRLVKDQRLWRNVDLTSWKGVSSRILWLLVRQYLGCGLRCLRLRGLLLSARGGTFLSESWLKSLSAKCPRLRKLYLLHADLRSLPSFQVLPPTLVVLELCGCELPRDFFNKTPTSHAEASSSDGAQRQRTKRKRKGAGNPLGIAIERLVLNNVPSFTDQHLQSLTSWDSLRGLVLRDTFRVTANGLRSCAAKDGIVGMEGLSMLKYLEIGITGRQGYQLQMASLGLGAGWLGLEELSLGGKEVGPGLLCSSRLKDLKSLCLWSCTLSEMQIVRSCRMLRGLRTLKFLDVIFQIRQDPPVVEGEGGDREERDNEEAIRNNTDDDNKILDMNDPIPSLRRSLAVHLPSCTLIFSNCSVQINAD; this comes from the exons ATGGATGAATTTAGAGGCTGTAATCTGGACTACTTTCctgaaaatattttaattgACGTGTTGTCCTATCTGAACGTACGGGAACTTATAAGGGCCGGAAG AGTGTGCAAGAAATGGAAACGCCTTGTGAAAGACCAAAGACTGTGGAGAAATGTCGATTTGACGTCATGGAAAGgg GTATCATCCCGCATACTTTGGCTCTTGGTTCGTCAGTACCTGGGTTGTGGTCTGAGGTGTCTACGGTTACGTGGTTTGCTGCTTTCTGCCCGAGGAGGCACATTTCTCTCTGAATCTTGGCTCAAATCATTGTCTGCCAAGTGCCCTCGTCTGAGGAAACTCTATCTTCTGCATGCAGACCTGAGAAGTCTACCCAGTTTCCAAGTCCTTCCACCAACTTTGGTTGTGCTGGAGCTTTGCGGCTGCGAGCTGCCTCGTGATTTTTTCAACAAGACTCCTACTTCACATGCAGAAGCCTCATCTAGTGATGGTGCTCAACGGCAAAGAACGAAACGGAAAAGAAAAGGGGCTGGAAATCCGTTAGGGATTGCTATTGAGAGGTTAGTCCTTAATAATGTGCCATCTTTcacagaccagcatctacagagTTTAACATCATGGGATAGCCTCCGTGGATTGGTGTTGCGTGATACATTTCGTGTGACAGCTAATGGACTCAGGAGCTGTGCTGCTAAGGATGGCATTGTTGGTATGGAGGGTCTCTCCATGCTCAAGTATCTGGAAATTGGCATCACTGGACGTCAAGGTTATCAATTACAGATGGCCTCACTTGGCCTAGGGGCAGGATGGCTTGGCCTAGAGGAGTTGAGTTTGGGTGGTAAGGAGGTAGGGCCAGGTTTACTCTGTTCCAGCCGTCTTAAAGACTTGAAGAGTCTATGCCTGTGGTCCTGCACGCTCAGTGAGATGCAGATAGTACGGAGCTGCAGAATGCTTAGAGGACTACGGACACTGAAGTTTCTGGACGTGATCTTTCAGATTCGACAGGACCCTCCAGTagtggagggggagggtggTGATAGAGAAGAGAGAGACAATGAGGAAGCCATAAGAAATAACACTGATGACGACAACAAGATTCTCGATATGAATGATCCCATTCCAAGTCTTCGTCGCTCACTGGCTGTCCATTTGCCTTCATGTACATTGATATTCTCTAACTGCTCTGTTCAGATTAATGCAGACTAA
- the cops6 gene encoding COP9 signalosome complex subunit 6 isoform X1 produces the protein MRTLPDKMATSNGGGMEVDGAASPSVMASGVTGSVSVALHPLVILNISDHWIRIRSQEGRPIQVIGALIGKQEGRNIEVMNSFELLSHTIDDRVHIDKEYYYTKEEQFKQVFKDMEFLGWYTTGGPPDQSDIHIHKQVCEIIESPLFLKLNPMTKHTDLPVSVYESVIDIISGEATMLFAELTYTLATEEAERIGVDHVARMTATGTGENSTVAEHLIAQHSAIKMLHSRVKIILEYVKAVEAGEVPFNHEILREANALCHRLPVLSTSKFKTDFYDQCNDVGLMAYLGTITKTCNSMNQFINKFNILYDRQGIGRRMRGLFF, from the exons ATGCGCACTTTACCGGACAAGATGGCGACCAGCAATGGTGGAGGAATGGAAGTGGATGGGGCAG CCAGCCCCAGTGTTATGGCCTCGGGGGTCACGGGGAGCGTCTCCGTAGCTTTGCATCCTCTAGTTATCCTCAACATATCTGACCACTGGATTCGCATCCGCTCACAAGAGGGACGGCCCATACAAG TAATTGGTGCTCTGATTGGGAAGCAGGAGGGCAGAAACATCGAAGTGATGAACTCTTTTGAGTTGCTATCTCACACCATAGATGATAGAGTGCATATTGATAAGGAGTATTACTACACCAAGGAGGAACAAT TTAAACAGGTCTTCAAAGACATGGAATTCTTGGGCTGGTACACCACAGGCGGCCCGCCTGACCAGTCAGATATCCATATTCATAAGCAG GTGTGTGAGATTATTGAGAGTCCGCTCTTCCTCAAACTCAACCCAATGACGAAACACACTGAC CTTCCTGTTAGTGTGTATGAATCTGTGATTGACATCATCAGTGGCGag GCCACCATGTTGTTTGCTGAGCTGACTTACACTCTGGCCACAGAGGAAGCTGAAAGAATCGGTGTTGATCATGTTGCTCGAATGACGGCCACAGGCACTGGAGAAAACTCAACAG TTGCTGAACACCTCATAGCCCAGCACAGTGCCATAAAGATGCTCCACAGTCGAGTGAAGATTATCCTAGAGTACGTCAAAGCCGTGGAAGCAG GAGAAGTTCCTTTCAACCACGAGATCCTCCGTGAAGCAAACGCCCTCTGCCACAGACTGCCGGTCCTCAGCACCTCTAAATTTAAAACTGACTTCTATGAT CAATGTAATGATGTGGGCCTCATGGCCTACTTAGGCACCATCACCAAGACCTGCAATAGCATGAATCAGTTCATCAACAAGTTCAACATCCTGTACGACAGACAGGGCATTGGTCGGAGGATGAGAGGCCTCTTCTTTTGA
- the cops6 gene encoding COP9 signalosome complex subunit 6 isoform X2: MASGVTGSVSVALHPLVILNISDHWIRIRSQEGRPIQVIGALIGKQEGRNIEVMNSFELLSHTIDDRVHIDKEYYYTKEEQFKQVFKDMEFLGWYTTGGPPDQSDIHIHKQVCEIIESPLFLKLNPMTKHTDLPVSVYESVIDIISGEATMLFAELTYTLATEEAERIGVDHVARMTATGTGENSTVAEHLIAQHSAIKMLHSRVKIILEYVKAVEAGEVPFNHEILREANALCHRLPVLSTSKFKTDFYDQCNDVGLMAYLGTITKTCNSMNQFINKFNILYDRQGIGRRMRGLFF, encoded by the exons ATGGCCTCGGGGGTCACGGGGAGCGTCTCCGTAGCTTTGCATCCTCTAGTTATCCTCAACATATCTGACCACTGGATTCGCATCCGCTCACAAGAGGGACGGCCCATACAAG TAATTGGTGCTCTGATTGGGAAGCAGGAGGGCAGAAACATCGAAGTGATGAACTCTTTTGAGTTGCTATCTCACACCATAGATGATAGAGTGCATATTGATAAGGAGTATTACTACACCAAGGAGGAACAAT TTAAACAGGTCTTCAAAGACATGGAATTCTTGGGCTGGTACACCACAGGCGGCCCGCCTGACCAGTCAGATATCCATATTCATAAGCAG GTGTGTGAGATTATTGAGAGTCCGCTCTTCCTCAAACTCAACCCAATGACGAAACACACTGAC CTTCCTGTTAGTGTGTATGAATCTGTGATTGACATCATCAGTGGCGag GCCACCATGTTGTTTGCTGAGCTGACTTACACTCTGGCCACAGAGGAAGCTGAAAGAATCGGTGTTGATCATGTTGCTCGAATGACGGCCACAGGCACTGGAGAAAACTCAACAG TTGCTGAACACCTCATAGCCCAGCACAGTGCCATAAAGATGCTCCACAGTCGAGTGAAGATTATCCTAGAGTACGTCAAAGCCGTGGAAGCAG GAGAAGTTCCTTTCAACCACGAGATCCTCCGTGAAGCAAACGCCCTCTGCCACAGACTGCCGGTCCTCAGCACCTCTAAATTTAAAACTGACTTCTATGAT CAATGTAATGATGTGGGCCTCATGGCCTACTTAGGCACCATCACCAAGACCTGCAATAGCATGAATCAGTTCATCAACAAGTTCAACATCCTGTACGACAGACAGGGCATTGGTCGGAGGATGAGAGGCCTCTTCTTTTGA
- the LOC101077345 gene encoding leucine-rich repeat extensin-like protein 1, with translation MQGFKMISSLWMAGALCCLMLLPGLLEAKSMLKTMKQEEMVPVGDINIASDRANSFLSQPRPKRHADPKWYRKNPDFQAYYRYYSSIGYPEGLYETDKLRMIYQQMRYLEHVHGPDASYYQNKLGMPPPPPMKGVPKSTEPSAPITPPPPPPPPVISQADVLFLCNRKDPLCKPHIVYMPTGAVPVLCDPRHHPHCTPEKAKEPKAVPQLPPPPPKKSAPPPPPPPVVEKKSPPAPIRIFKGMEYDCDPFWDPDCLIDHPPRPVKLVVPKLPPPPPPVEEKKEPVEEPPPAPIEKKVPLYPYPYYYGQPYNPRDDLYDPIRFQYPQPAASADEPAE, from the exons ATGCAG GGGTTCAAGATGATTTCCTCGCTATGGATGGCAGGGGCACTCTGCTGTTTGATGTTGCTTCCAG GTCTCCTGGAGGCCAAATCTATGTTAAAAACCATGAAACAAGAAG AGATGGTGCCTGTCGGTGACATTAACATTGCCTCGGACAGGGCCAACAGCTTTTTGTCCCAGCCCAGACCAAAGCGTCACGCAGACCCCAAGTGGTACAGAAAAAACCCAGACTTCCAGGCTTACTACCGCTACTACAGCAGCATCGGATACCCCGAGGGG CTTTACGAGACCGACAAGCTGCGGATGATCTACCAGCAGATGAGGTACCTGGAGCACGTGCACGGTCCAGATGCTTCCTACTACCAGAACAAACTGGGAAtgccccctccaccaccaaTGAAAGGGGTCCCCAAAtccacagaaccatctgcacccatcactcctcctccaccacctcctcctcccgtcATCTCCCAAGCTGATGTTCTGTTCCTCTGCAATAGGAAGGACCCTCTCTGCAAGCCCCACATAGTCTACATGCCCACGGGTGCAGTGCCTGTCCTTTGTGACCCCCGACACCACCCCCACTGTACCCCAGAGAAAGCCAAAGAGCCTAAAGCCGTGCCTcaacttcctccccctccaccaaaGAAATccgccccacctcctcctccaccaccagtTGTGGAGAAAAAGTCCCCACCCGCCCCTATTCGCATTTTCAAGGGCATGGAGTACGACTGCGATCCCTTCTGGGACCCTGACTGCCTGATCGACCACCCACCCAGGCCTGTGAAGCTGGTGGTCCCCaagctaccaccaccaccccctcctgtagaggagaaaaaggaaccAGTGGAGGAGCCACCTCCTGCTCCCATTGAGAAGAAAGTACCCCTCTACCCTTACCCTTACTACTATGGACAACCCTACAACCCCCGAGATGATCTGTATGACCCGATCCGCTTCCAGTACCCCCAACccgctgcttctgctgatgAACCTGCAGAGTGA
- the mcm7 gene encoding DNA replication licensing factor MCM7 isoform X1, which yields MARKDYAAEKEKCKRFLQEFYTEDDNGKKVFKYGVQLVALAHREQVSLFVELDDVSEEDPELVESICENAKRYTALFADAVHELLPEYKEKDTVAKDSLDVYIEHRLMIEQRGRDPAETRDPRNQYPPELMRRFELYFKPPTTTKPKVVRDVKADTIGKLVSVRGIVTRATEVKPMMAVATYTCDQCGAETYQPIQSPSFMPLIMCPSQECVTNKSGGRLYLQTRGSKFVKFQELRIQEHSDQVPVGNIPRSMSVYARGENTRLAQPGDHVAITGIFLPLLRTGFRQAVQGLLSETYLEAHSITLMNKTEDDELGSEELSDEELRSITEEGFYEKLAGSIAPEIYGHEDVKKALLLLLVGGVEQAPKGMKIRGNINICLMGDPGVAKSQLLSYIDRLAPRSQYTTGRGSSGVGLTAAVMRDPVTGEMTLEGGALVLADQGICCIDEFDKMADADRTAIHEVMEQQTISIAKAGIMTSLNARCSILAAANPAYGRYNPRKSIEQNIQLPAALLSRFDLLWLIQDKPDADSDLRLAQHITYVHQHCRQPPTHFTPIDMKLMRRYISLCKRKQPVVPESLADYITAAYVEMRKEARVSKDTTFTSARTLLSILRLSTALARLRMLEVVEKEDVNEAMRLMEMSKDSLQADKSSTTRTQRPSDVIFSLVRELATEGVAGRTGAGGVVRMAEAEQRCVSRGFTPAQFEEALEEYEELNVWQINQARSRITFV from the exons ATGGCTCGTAAGGATTATGCAGCAGAAAAAG AAAAGTGCAAAAGGTTCCTGCAGGAGTTTTACACAGAGGATGATAATGGGAAGAAGGTTTTTAAATATGGAGTTCAACTC GTGGCGCTGGCTCACAGGGAGCAGGTGTCTCTCTTTGTGGAGCTGGACGATGTCTCCGAGGAGGACCCGGAGCTGGTGGAGAGCATCTGTGAGAATGCCAAGCGCTACACAGCCTTATTTGCTGATGCCGTCCACGAGCTGCTGCCAGAGTATAAAGAAAAAGAT ACTGTGGCCAAAGATTCTTTGGACGTGTACATTGAGCACAGGCTGATGATTGAACAAAGGGGCCGGGACCCGGCAGAAACTAGAGACCCCCGTAACCAATACCCACCTGAACTCATGAGGAGATT TGAGCTCTACTTCAAACCTCCCACCACCACTAAACCCAAAGTGGTGCGTGATGTCAAAGCCGACACCATCGGGAAACTGGTGAGCGTCCGTGGAATAGTGACCCGCGCCACTGAGGTCAAGCCCATGATGGCAGTGGCTACTTACACGTGTGATCAGTGTGGCGCCGAGACGTATCAACCG ATCCAGTCTCCCTCCTTCATGCCGCTCATCATGTGCCCCAGCCAGGAGTGTGTTACCAACAAATCTGGAGGTCGACTCTACCTGCAGACCAGAGGGTCCAAATTTGTCAAGTTCCAGGAGTTGCGCATTCAGGAGCAT AGTGATCAGGTACCAGTAGGTAACATCCCCAGAAGCATGTCTGTGTACGCTCGTGGAGAAAATACACGTCTTGCCCAACCAGGAGACCATGTAGCCATCACTGgcatcttcctccctcttctgcgAACAGGCTTCAGACAGGCAGTGCAG GGTCTTTTGTCAGAAACCTACCTGGAAGCCCACAGCATCACGCTCATGAACAAAACGGAGGATGACGAGCTCGGCAGTGAGGAACTGAGCGACGAAGAGCTGCGCAGCATCACGG AGGAAGGTTTCTATGAGAAACTCGCAGGCTCAATAGCACCAGAGATATACGGACACGAGGATGTCAAAAaggctcttcttctgctgttggTCGGGGGGGTAGAACAGGCACCTAAAGGCATGAAAATCAGAG ggAACATTAACATCTGCCTGATGGGAGATCCAGGGGTTGCCAAGTCTCAGCTGTTGTCCTACATTGACCGTCTGGCTCCTCGAA GCCAGTACACAACAGGTCGTGGTTCATCTGGGGTTGGTCTAACTGCCGCCGTGATGCGAGATCCTGTGACTGGAGAGATGACCCTGGAAGGGGGAGCCTTGGTGCTGGCTGATCAGGGTATCTGCTGCATTGATGAGTTTGATAAGATGGCGGACGCAGACCGCACAGCCATCCACGAGGTCATGGAACAACAGACCATCTCTATCGCCAAG GCCGGTATCATGACCTCGCTGAACGCCCGCTGCTCCATTCTAGCAGCCGCTAATCCTGCATATGGCCGCTACAATCCCCGGAAGAGCATCGAGCAGAACATTCAGCttccagctgctctgctgtccCGTTTCGACCTGCTCTGGCTGATTCAAGACAAGCCAGATGCTGACAGTGACCTGCGCCTGGCCCAGCACATCACTTACGTGCACCAGCATTGCCGCCAGCCCCCCACACACTTCACGCCCATTGATATGAAATTGATGAG GCGCTACATTTCCCTGTGCAAAAGGAAGCAGCCGGTGGTCCCAGAATCACTGGCCGATTACATCACTGCAGCTTATGTTGAGATGAGGAAAGAGGCCCGAGTCAGCAAAGACACAACCTTCACTTCTGCCCGTACCCTCCTGTCCATCCTCCGCCTTTCAACAGCCCTG GCTCGTCTGCGCATGTTGGAGGTTGTTGAGAAGGAAGATGTCAACGAGGCCATGCGGCTAATGGAGATGTCCAAGGATTCCCTCCAAGCGGACAAGTCCAGTACCACCAG GACTCAGAGGCCATCTGATGTTATCTTCTCTCTGGTGCGCGAGCTCGCCACAGAGGGCGTGGCAGGCCGCACCGGAGCTGGTGGAGTGGTGCGTATGGCTGAAGCAGAGCAGCGCTGCGTCTCTCGGGGCTTCACCCCCGCCCAGTTCGAGGAGGCCTTGGAAGAGTACGAGGAGCTGAACGTGTGGCAGATCAACCAGGCCCGCAGCCGCATCACTTTTGTTTGA
- the mcm7 gene encoding DNA replication licensing factor MCM7 isoform X2, which yields MQFFSRSVKREKCKRFLQEFYTEDDNGKKVFKYGVQLVALAHREQVSLFVELDDVSEEDPELVESICENAKRYTALFADAVHELLPEYKEKDTVAKDSLDVYIEHRLMIEQRGRDPAETRDPRNQYPPELMRRFELYFKPPTTTKPKVVRDVKADTIGKLVSVRGIVTRATEVKPMMAVATYTCDQCGAETYQPIQSPSFMPLIMCPSQECVTNKSGGRLYLQTRGSKFVKFQELRIQEHSDQVPVGNIPRSMSVYARGENTRLAQPGDHVAITGIFLPLLRTGFRQAVQGLLSETYLEAHSITLMNKTEDDELGSEELSDEELRSITEEGFYEKLAGSIAPEIYGHEDVKKALLLLLVGGVEQAPKGMKIRGNINICLMGDPGVAKSQLLSYIDRLAPRSQYTTGRGSSGVGLTAAVMRDPVTGEMTLEGGALVLADQGICCIDEFDKMADADRTAIHEVMEQQTISIAKAGIMTSLNARCSILAAANPAYGRYNPRKSIEQNIQLPAALLSRFDLLWLIQDKPDADSDLRLAQHITYVHQHCRQPPTHFTPIDMKLMRRYISLCKRKQPVVPESLADYITAAYVEMRKEARVSKDTTFTSARTLLSILRLSTALARLRMLEVVEKEDVNEAMRLMEMSKDSLQADKSSTTRTQRPSDVIFSLVRELATEGVAGRTGAGGVVRMAEAEQRCVSRGFTPAQFEEALEEYEELNVWQINQARSRITFV from the exons ATGCAGTTTTTCAGTCGTAGCGTCAAACGAG AAAAGTGCAAAAGGTTCCTGCAGGAGTTTTACACAGAGGATGATAATGGGAAGAAGGTTTTTAAATATGGAGTTCAACTC GTGGCGCTGGCTCACAGGGAGCAGGTGTCTCTCTTTGTGGAGCTGGACGATGTCTCCGAGGAGGACCCGGAGCTGGTGGAGAGCATCTGTGAGAATGCCAAGCGCTACACAGCCTTATTTGCTGATGCCGTCCACGAGCTGCTGCCAGAGTATAAAGAAAAAGAT ACTGTGGCCAAAGATTCTTTGGACGTGTACATTGAGCACAGGCTGATGATTGAACAAAGGGGCCGGGACCCGGCAGAAACTAGAGACCCCCGTAACCAATACCCACCTGAACTCATGAGGAGATT TGAGCTCTACTTCAAACCTCCCACCACCACTAAACCCAAAGTGGTGCGTGATGTCAAAGCCGACACCATCGGGAAACTGGTGAGCGTCCGTGGAATAGTGACCCGCGCCACTGAGGTCAAGCCCATGATGGCAGTGGCTACTTACACGTGTGATCAGTGTGGCGCCGAGACGTATCAACCG ATCCAGTCTCCCTCCTTCATGCCGCTCATCATGTGCCCCAGCCAGGAGTGTGTTACCAACAAATCTGGAGGTCGACTCTACCTGCAGACCAGAGGGTCCAAATTTGTCAAGTTCCAGGAGTTGCGCATTCAGGAGCAT AGTGATCAGGTACCAGTAGGTAACATCCCCAGAAGCATGTCTGTGTACGCTCGTGGAGAAAATACACGTCTTGCCCAACCAGGAGACCATGTAGCCATCACTGgcatcttcctccctcttctgcgAACAGGCTTCAGACAGGCAGTGCAG GGTCTTTTGTCAGAAACCTACCTGGAAGCCCACAGCATCACGCTCATGAACAAAACGGAGGATGACGAGCTCGGCAGTGAGGAACTGAGCGACGAAGAGCTGCGCAGCATCACGG AGGAAGGTTTCTATGAGAAACTCGCAGGCTCAATAGCACCAGAGATATACGGACACGAGGATGTCAAAAaggctcttcttctgctgttggTCGGGGGGGTAGAACAGGCACCTAAAGGCATGAAAATCAGAG ggAACATTAACATCTGCCTGATGGGAGATCCAGGGGTTGCCAAGTCTCAGCTGTTGTCCTACATTGACCGTCTGGCTCCTCGAA GCCAGTACACAACAGGTCGTGGTTCATCTGGGGTTGGTCTAACTGCCGCCGTGATGCGAGATCCTGTGACTGGAGAGATGACCCTGGAAGGGGGAGCCTTGGTGCTGGCTGATCAGGGTATCTGCTGCATTGATGAGTTTGATAAGATGGCGGACGCAGACCGCACAGCCATCCACGAGGTCATGGAACAACAGACCATCTCTATCGCCAAG GCCGGTATCATGACCTCGCTGAACGCCCGCTGCTCCATTCTAGCAGCCGCTAATCCTGCATATGGCCGCTACAATCCCCGGAAGAGCATCGAGCAGAACATTCAGCttccagctgctctgctgtccCGTTTCGACCTGCTCTGGCTGATTCAAGACAAGCCAGATGCTGACAGTGACCTGCGCCTGGCCCAGCACATCACTTACGTGCACCAGCATTGCCGCCAGCCCCCCACACACTTCACGCCCATTGATATGAAATTGATGAG GCGCTACATTTCCCTGTGCAAAAGGAAGCAGCCGGTGGTCCCAGAATCACTGGCCGATTACATCACTGCAGCTTATGTTGAGATGAGGAAAGAGGCCCGAGTCAGCAAAGACACAACCTTCACTTCTGCCCGTACCCTCCTGTCCATCCTCCGCCTTTCAACAGCCCTG GCTCGTCTGCGCATGTTGGAGGTTGTTGAGAAGGAAGATGTCAACGAGGCCATGCGGCTAATGGAGATGTCCAAGGATTCCCTCCAAGCGGACAAGTCCAGTACCACCAG GACTCAGAGGCCATCTGATGTTATCTTCTCTCTGGTGCGCGAGCTCGCCACAGAGGGCGTGGCAGGCCGCACCGGAGCTGGTGGAGTGGTGCGTATGGCTGAAGCAGAGCAGCGCTGCGTCTCTCGGGGCTTCACCCCCGCCCAGTTCGAGGAGGCCTTGGAAGAGTACGAGGAGCTGAACGTGTGGCAGATCAACCAGGCCCGCAGCCGCATCACTTTTGTTTGA